Below is a window of Escherichia coli DSM 30083 = JCM 1649 = ATCC 11775 DNA.
AATGTCCGGATATTTACGCTGTAATGTCAACGGCACACGCACAAGTATCCCCGAAATCTCCTGTGCCACACGTTGCAGAATGAAGGTAAACAGTTCAGTTTCCAGCACTACTCCGTCTTCACGGGCATTTTTCAGTTCCTGCGCATCTGCCTGCGCTTTTGTGAGCCGGTAGCGTTCATAGTCAATGGTGCCGGGTTGTAAATCTGACTCCGCTGCCGCACGCAAATCGGCCAGTTCTTTGCGGAGCTTTTCGTTTTCGATATCAGTTTCCCTCTGCGCATACCACTGAATTGCCATGGCAGTATCAAATACAGATTCAATGCCCTTACTACCTTTGGAGGCGCAAGGGAGTCCCTGAGACTGCCAGCGTTCAATCGTCCGCGGGTCCACGTTGAAAATTTCGGCAAGCCTCTTTTTATTAACCTTCATGAAAACAACCCATTATCAAATACAAGGCCCGACATGAAAACGCCAGAAAAAGGCATTTTCGGACACTTTCATGTCGGACCTTTACGGATGCAATATTAAAAAAAACAAAAAGTTATATTCGAGAAGTACCGACACGATTTTCCCTGAAAAATTTTCATAAATAGTGAAAAACCGCGAGGTCGCCGCCCCGTAACCTGTTGGATCGACGGAAAGGACCCGAAAACGAGAATAATTATCACTTACAGCAAGAATCGAATCTGATCTATTATGGTGCTTGCTATTATGTGCCGGCACAAGTGCGTCGTTTACCGTCATTTCACACAGAGGCATCATCAAATGAAAATCAGAAATATTCTCGCTATCTCCCTTGCGACATCATCCTTCAGTTGCCTGGCATTTAAATCCTCGCCCAATGTGCTACCAGGACCAACGAATCAACTAACTGCGGTAGAAAGTAAAATTATCGGACATTTTTATGCCCCACACAGTACATTACCCGGAACAACCATCACAGGGACATGTGACGCCTCCCCCGTCCCGGGATGCACCTGTCCGTTTTGTACTATGCTGCGTAGCCAAAACCGATAACATCCGCATTTACCTGGTATTCCATGATGAGTTCACGCAGCGACTGATAGAGGAAGGAAAGATGGTTAGTAAAAGCAAGGCGCATTGCCGCCGCATGCTGCAGGCATTGCAACAGACGAGAGCAGGTATTTTTGACCAGTTGGAAAACTGCCAGCATACTTTGCCCGAGTATATCGCCATCTCATCGGAAACCAGTGCAACTCTTATTCATCGGGTTCCACCAGAGAAAAAGAAGAAATGAACAGTGAGGCGTTGTGTGGCATACAACGCCTTCTTCCATCATTCCTCGTCAGCCATGACAAAAATATAACCGCTGGCTCTTTCATTTTTCTCCTGCTTCCAGCCCCTCTCTACCTGGAAGCATCAAGGACGTGACGGCGTAAAGATAAATTGTCTCTTCACTCCCTGACAGGGGCGATTCTTTTCAAATCGCCATTTCGCCATGGCCTTCACCACTTCATCACGAAACAAATTATGAGGCTCTGAGCGGAGAAAAACGATCCGTGTCACAGTCCCATCAGCACCAATATCGAACTTAACCTCAACCAGCCCCTTGATATAATTTGCTGCAGCATATTCCGGATATCGTGGATACACCGTCACTAATTGCCGGGGCTCATCAGCTTTTTGCTGCGAGCATCCCACTGCCAGGACAGATAACAGAAAAAGTAGTAAAAGGCGTCTTTTCATTTTTATTCCTACGGGTCTTATTCTGACAATATATCCTGTGTTCCAGACTGCCACATCACCACATCCTGTGCCATTATCTGACTCACATTACATACATCGCATCGGGATACAGTAGTAGCACTTTCTGTAATACAGCTTCCTGTTTCTTCCACCATCGCACCGGGATAAACCCGCGAATCATTAACGCGGTAAAAACCCGGTGTGCATCGTTTTTAATTATTCCCGCACACTCACGCAGAAGGAATTCCCCGTCGGGCTACGGTCATGGTTAATGCGGGAATACGGCGACGATACAGCGCAGCTAAAAGGGTAATGGACGGATAGACCGGTTTATTTCATTCCACAGGATTCTGAGTGTCCCCAACTTCCTCCAATAGTCTGAGCCCACCTGTGTAGTTTTAATTTTCATCAATCCATTTAACTATCGTTTAATTGTTGTCACATAGGATTCTGCCGTTTTTAACAATGCAGGATAATAAGATGAAAAAAATGTTGTTTTCTGCCGCTCTGGCAATGCTTATTACAGGATGTGCTCAACAGACGTTTACTGTTGGAAACAAACCTACAGCAGTAACACCAAAGGAAACCATCACCCATCATTTCTTCGTTTCGGGAATTGGGCAGAAGAAAACTGTCGATGCAGCAAAAATTTGTGGTGGTGCAGAAAATGTTGTTAAAACAGAAACCCAGCAAACATTCGTAAATGGATTGCTCGGTTTTATTACTTTAGGCATTTATACTCCGCTGGAAGCGCGTGTGTATTGCTCACAATAATTGCATGAGTTGCCCATCGATATGGGCAGCTCTATCTGCACTGCTCATTAATATACTTCTGGGTTCCTTCCAGTTGTTTTTGCATAGTGATCAGCCTCTCTCTGAGGGTGAAATAATCCCGTTCAGCGGTGTCTGCCAGTCGGGGGGAGGCTGCATTATCCACGCCGGAGGCGGTGGTGGCTTCACGCACTGACTGACAGACTGCTTTGATGTGCAACCGACGACGACCAGCGGCAACATCATCACGCAGAGCATCATTTTCAGCTTTCGCATCAGCTAACTCCTTCGTGTATTTTGCATCGAGCGCAGCAACATCACGCTGACGCATCTGTATGTCAGTAATTACCGCGTTCGCCAGCGTCAGTTCTCTGGCATTTTTGTCGCGCTGGGCTTTGTAGGTAATGGCGTTATCACGGTAATGATTAACAGCCCATGACAGGCAGACGATGATGCAGATAACCAGAGCGGAGATAATCGCGGTTACTCTGTTCATTGCTGACCCCACAAACAGATTTCACGCTCAATCTCACGACGAGTCATGAGACCTTTCCATTGCTTACCGCCAGCATATGTCCAGCGACGTAGCTGATCACATGCGCCTTTGATATCGCCCTGGTTTATTTTGCGAAGAAGCGTCGATGTTCTGAAATTGCCAGCACCCACGTTGTAAACGAATGAGTAAAGAGCGCCGCGCATTGTTTCCGGTATATCGACTTTGATGTACGGGTTAATTTGTCTGGCGACCGTGGCAAGGTCTTTATTCAGGAGGGCTTTGCATTCTGCTTTGGTATACGTTTTACCGAGCATGATGTCTTTTCCTGTATGCCCGTGACATACAGTCCATACACCAACAATATCTTTGTATGGTATGTAGCTGACACCTTCCAGACCATCGTTACCACTTGGGCCAGTGATTAACACTGATGCTATAGCAATTGCTCCGCCACCAATAGCAGCAGCAACGGCTTTTCGTAATGATGGAGGCATTATTCACCTCTCGCAGCCTTGCGCTTATCTTCTTTAATCTTGAAATAAAGGTTTGTCAGGTACGTCAGCAGGCCAAATACCAGGCTACCCAGCACACCTATTGCCGCCCACTGTGAGGGCGTGACTTTATCGAGCAACTGTAAAAACCAGTACCCGGCACTACCTGCTGAGGTACCATAGGCGACACCCGTTGTTAACTTATCCATGGATTTCATAACCCCACCTCGCAGACAAAGCGGGTGTAAATTAAGGGGATACTACGTATCGCAATAAAGGCAGAAACGTAACAGATTCGGAGTCAGTGAATAACTCAGGTATTGGGTTATCAGCTAATATCGAGACTCAAAAAATGGAAAAACCCGCTCGACGGCGGGTTTAAGCTGTGTGACGAAGTAACCACTCTTAACAGCATAACCAATTTTTTACGTACGTAAACTACTAAATGATATTTGTGAGAATGCCACCGAGTGTTCAAAACACCACCACAAATGCATAAGAAAACTTCAACAAATAACCAGTTAATAATTTCCAATGTTATTTTTAGTTTGTTTAAATTAAGCTAAAGAATTATAGAGCACTTATAAATAAGTGCCATTAATATAAATTAGCTAATAGATTTATTTTTGTTCAGACAAGAGCCATGAATAGGATTAGATAGAAAAGGTTCAGATAAAAATAGAGATCTACTTCACAAATTAAATGAGAAACTAAAACTTACATCTTGAAATAATCACATTGATTAGATGAATATTTATCGCGCAGTGACATCATTTTTTAATAATAGTTCAAAAAAAGGGCGTACAATGAAAAAATTAACAGTGGCAATTTCTGCTGTAGCTGCATCAGTACTGATGGCGATGTCTGCTCAGGCAGCTGAAATTTATAATAAAGACAGTAACAAGCTGGATCTATACGGGAAAGTTAATGCCAAGCACTACTTCTCCTCTAATGATGCAGATGATGGTGATACTACTTATGCCCGTCTTGGCTTCAAAGGTGAAACCCAAATCAACGATCAACTGACTGGTTTCGGTCAGTGGGAATATGAATTCAAAGGCAACCGTGCTGAATCTCAAGGTTCTTCCAAAGACAAAACCCGTCTTGCATTTGCAGGCCTGAAATTTGGTGATTACGGCTCAATCGATTACGGCCGTAACTACGGTGTAGCATACGACATCGGTGCGTGGACTGACGTTCTGCCAGAATTCGGTGGTGATACCTGGACCCAAACAGATGTGTTCATGACTGGTCGCACTACTGGTGTTGCAACTTATCGTAACAACGACTTCTTTGGTCTGGTCGATGGCCTGAACTTTGCTGCTCAGTATCAGGGTAAAAATGACCGCACTGACGTAACTGAAGCCAATGGTGATGGTTTCGGTTTCTCCACTACTTATGAGTATGAAGGATTCGGCGTGGGTGCAACCTATGCTAAATCAGATCGCACTGACGGTCAGGTCGCCTATGGTAAGAGCAAATTCAATGCCTCCGGCAAAAATGCGGAAGTATGGGCTGCAGGCCTGAAATATGATGCGAACAATATCTATCTGGCTACCACATATTCTGAAACTCAGAATATGACCGTTTTTGGTAATAACCATATTGCAAACAAAGCACAAAACTTTGAAGCAGTAGCACAATATCAGTTTGACTTCGGTCTGCGTCCATCTGTTGCTTACCTTCAGTCAAAAGGTAAAGACCTTGGTGTTCATGGTGACCGAGACTTAGTCAAGTATGTCGATGTCGGTGCTACTTACTACTTTAATAAAAACATGTCCACTTTTGTTGATTACAAAATCAACTTAATTGACGATAGTAAGTTTACCAAAACAGCTGGTATTGATACCGACGACATCGTCGCTGTAGGTCTGGTTTATCAGTTCTAATCTGACTTACGAAAAAGATATGTTGCGGGAGGCTTTGCCTCCGCAACATATAAGTGGAGCCCTCAAGCCACTTCCTTTAGAAGCACTACCTTGCTTCTTACTATATAAACCTTCTGTTATATATTACCCTTTATTTTGGGGGCGTTTCCACGCCCCATTTTTAATAACTTTTAGTAAACAATTGCATATCAATTAGAATTATTAGCAACGATATCCATATCTAACCGGATATCTAATGCCATTAACATCCCTTCAATTATGCCCTCAGCCTTCTGTAACCTTTTCCCGATATAACCATCCGAGCAGCAATGCTTACTTGCCAGTGACATGAATGTCATACCACATACATAATAATCTACTAATAAATCGTGTAAATCGCTGTTGTTCTTTTTCAGACGGGCCATGCACCCGCAAATGATCATCGCGTCATCGTCACAACATTGCGGGCGAGATTTTACTTTTGAAGGAATTAATCCCTTAAAACCGGCGGCAATGGACGACCAGGTCACATCTTCATGATTATTAGCCGCCCACGCACCCCAACGCTCAAGAACCATCTGAATATCACGCATCAACTTACTCCACAAAAATCAGACCAGAACGCCAATTACAAGCAAAAATCAACAAAACAGTATTAGTTGATTGTTATCTCTGACTTCATACTCCTGTTCCTGTCAGGGTTTTGGCGTAATTCTTCAGTATTCGGTAATCGGTCAAAACAGAACCGAGGAAACGATATAAGCGCAGACGCCCCCAGCGGTGGCGAAGAAGTTCTGCCATATTAAACTCAAACATCATTCATTCCCCATTTCGGTGATGGTCAGTTCCAGCCTCCCACCTTTGGTAACAGGCATCTTCACAACGCGGTAATCAACGACCTGAGCATCATCCAGCCAGAAACCTGCTTTAGTGAGTGCGTCAAAAGCGGCTTTTTGCAGATTATCCAGGTCACGGCGACGGCGATCCGGCATGTGGCACTCAATGCGGATTTTCACAGGCATAGCCAGGCCGATATCCAGCATTGCGTTTTTAATGATTCGGGCGACGTTATCGCGGTATGCCTGCCCCTCTGCGCTGACGTGCGTGCGCCCGCGATTATGGCGGTAATAGCGATTATTGCTCGGAGGCCAGGGTAATGTGATGCTGTAGGTATTCACGCCTTAATAACCCCCTCTTTCAGCCACATAACCTGTGTTCTCGCCATACCTTCCAGCGCGCATTCTTTTGCATATGCAGCATCGACTTGCTTGGCATGCCCTTTACCGGCAATCTTCTGTATGCGCTAAACCTAGATAGAATCCACTCTGTGCACATTGAAGCCCGCTCTATGCTTTCTTTCAGGTATTGAAGGGATTGAGATGGGCTAAGCATTATTGGCCTCCTGCATCAGGAGAAAGACAATCATGGCGGCGCGGAGAGGTCTGGTATCAAATATTGGGCTTACGCCTTTTGCATCCACACACCATTCAGTTAACTGGTCTAAGATAGAAATCCTGTATTTCTCAATAATCGGCCATGAAGCGCTCGGATCATTGCAGTAGTCAGGCAAATGATTTAATGGCTCAAAAGTTGTATCAGCATTTCCGTAATACCATTTGTTGGTGTTATTCCCTGATGTTTCCGGTTTACTTGCCCAAAGGCCTTTAAAAATTATGTCTCCTACCATTCTGTTAATTTCAAAATCACTTAACTGTGAATAATCCATTGTCATTTCCTCGCACGATATCTTAGCCACCGGATATCCCACAGGTGGGCTGTGTAATTGAAGGTTTTTACGTCAGATTCTTTTGGGATTAGCTTGCGTTTATTTCTGGAGCGTTTCGTTGGAAGGTATTTGCAGTTTTCGCAGATTATGTCGGTGATGCTTCGTCGCTGTCGTCTCATGCAGCCCTCCTGACGCCCTGCCCGATCGCCATCAATGCCGCTTTGGATACGGTAGTAAACATCCGTCGAGGACTGATGAACGGTCGCCAAATCAGCAGCATGGAGCCTTTGCTGTTTCCCTTCTTCTCCAGCCCTGTCGATGGTTCGATAAAATTAATCCG
It encodes the following:
- a CDS encoding terminase small subunit yields the protein MKVNKKRLAEIFNVDPRTIERWQSQGLPCASKGSKGIESVFDTAMAIQWYAQRETDIENEKLRKELADLRAAAESDLQPGTIDYERYRLTKAQADAQELKNAREDGVVLETELFTFILQRVAQEISGILVRVPLTLQRKYPDISPSHLDVVKTEIAKASNVAAKAGENVGGWIDDFRRAEGS
- a CDS encoding TonB family protein, which codes for MKRRLLLLFLLSVLAVGCSQQKADEPRQLVTVYPRYPEYAAANYIKGLVEVKFDIGADGTVTRIVFLRSEPHNLFRDEVVKAMAKWRFEKNRPCQGVKRQFIFTPSRP
- the iss gene encoding increased serum survival lipoprotein Iss; translated protein: MKKMLFSAALAMLITGCAQQTFTVGNKPTAVTPKETITHHFFVSGIGQKKTVDAAKICGGAENVVKTETQQTFVNGLLGFITLGIYTPLEARVYCSQ
- the rzpD gene encoding prophage endopeptidase RzpD, whose protein sequence is MNRVTAIISALVICIIVCLSWAVNHYRDNAITYKAQRDKNARELTLANAVITDIQMRQRDVAALDAKYTKELADAKAENDALRDDVAAGRRRLHIKAVCQSVREATTASGVDNAASPRLADTAERDYFTLRERLITMQKQLEGTQKYINEQCR
- the rrrD gene encoding lysozyme RrrD, which produces MPPSLRKAVAAAIGGGAIAIASVLITGPSGNDGLEGVSYIPYKDIVGVWTVCHGHTGKDIMLGKTYTKAECKALLNKDLATVARQINPYIKVDIPETMRGALYSFVYNVGAGNFRTSTLLRKINQGDIKGACDQLRRWTYAGGKQWKGLMTRREIEREICLWGQQ
- the essD gene encoding phage lysis protein EssD, whose amino-acid sequence is MKSMDKLTTGVAYGTSAGSAGYWFLQLLDKVTPSQWAAIGVLGSLVFGLLTYLTNLYFKIKEDKRKAARGE
- the ompC gene encoding porin OmpC, yielding MKKLTVAISAVAASVLMAMSAQAAEIYNKDSNKLDLYGKVNAKHYFSSNDADDGDTTYARLGFKGETQINDQLTGFGQWEYEFKGNRAESQGSSKDKTRLAFAGLKFGDYGSIDYGRNYGVAYDIGAWTDVLPEFGGDTWTQTDVFMTGRTTGVATYRNNDFFGLVDGLNFAAQYQGKNDRTDVTEANGDGFGFSTTYEYEGFGVGATYAKSDRTDGQVAYGKSKFNASGKNAEVWAAGLKYDANNIYLATTYSETQNMTVFGNNHIANKAQNFEAVAQYQFDFGLRPSVAYLQSKGKDLGVHGDRDLVKYVDVGATYYFNKNMSTFVDYKINLIDDSKFTKTAGIDTDDIVAVGLVYQF
- the quuD gene encoding antitermination protein QuuD → MRDIQMVLERWGAWAANNHEDVTWSSIAAGFKGLIPSKVKSRPQCCDDDAMIICGCMARLKKNNSDLHDLLVDYYVCGMTFMSLASKHCCSDGYIGKRLQKAEGIIEGMLMALDIRLDMDIVANNSN
- the ylcG gene encoding YlcG family protein translates to MMFEFNMAELLRHRWGRLRLYRFLGSVLTDYRILKNYAKTLTGTGV
- the rusA gene encoding crossover junction endodeoxyribonuclease RusA yields the protein MNTYSITLPWPPSNNRYYRHNRGRTHVSAEGQAYRDNVARIIKNAMLDIGLAMPVKIRIECHMPDRRRRDLDNLQKAAFDALTKAGFWLDDAQVVDYRVVKMPVTKGGRLELTITEMGNE
- a CDS encoding phage protein NinX family protein, with product MDYSQLSDFEINRMVGDIIFKGLWASKPETSGNNTNKWYYGNADTTFEPLNHLPDYCNDPSASWPIIEKYRISILDQLTEWCVDAKGVSPIFDTRPLRAAMIVFLLMQEANNA
- a CDS encoding NinE family protein; this encodes MRRQRRSITDIICENCKYLPTKRSRNKRKLIPKESDVKTFNYTAHLWDIRWLRYRARK